GCCGGGCTGTCGTATCCAGCCCCACTGTCGGCTCGTCAAAAAACAGCAGATCCGGGTTGCCCGCCAGCGCCAGCGCGAAGCTGAGGCTGCGCTTTTGCCCGCCGGAGAGCTTCTCCGCGTAACGGTTCAGATCCGCCGCCCCCAGCCCGGTCGCCTGAAGCAGCACTTCCATCTCCATGGGCTGAGGATAATAGCTGCGGATCAGCGCCAGTATCTCCCGGACCTTCAACCGGTCCATGACGCTGACCTCCTGGAGCATGGCTCCGGTCCGCTGCTTCACTCTGACGTCTGCCGGCTTAAGACCGAACACCTTAACGCTGCCCTCCGAGGGCTCAAGCAAGCCCAGAAGCATCGCAAGTGTGGTGGTTTTGCCGGCTCCGTTAGGGCCAAGCACCGCTGTGATCGAGCCGCGGCTAATTGTAAAGCTCACCTGCTTCACCGCTTGCTTCTCCTGGAAGCTGCGGCTGACATTGTTCATTTCAATGACATATTCCATCGTGTATCCCTCCGTGTCCTTCTGCCTTCTTGGCTATATTGCTATAGTACCGGAGACTGGAGAAGAGCATCAGTATGGACTGTCACCGATTCAAAGTGACAACTGTCACCCGGCCAAAATAGGGCGCTCCTGTCCACGATTCCGTTATCGTAGCAGGAGCGCCCCCCGTGTGCATATTACTCAAACCTCAGCCTTTGGAGCGACTGCTCCAGCATATCGTTCAGCGTCTGCCCTCCGGGAGGTGCGCTTACCCAATGGAAAACCGCTGTGCGTATCGCTGCCATAAGCAGCGCCGCCATTAAGTCCGGGTACAGGTCGAGCTTCACATCCTTATGTGTACGTTCCGCAATCACCTTGGCGAGCTCCCGCTCAATCTCGATCTCCACCTTCCGTGTCGCACCGAACAATGCCGGATCATCGCGGAGGAGGACGATACGCGCATACCACTGCCGGTCTGTTGTCTCGGCGAAGCCTTCAAGCACAGCGGCCCGGATGGAGTCCTGCAGCGGTTCATCTGAAGGGCGGCCGGCAAGGGCAGCCGCTATCCGCTCGGAACGCTGGTAAGCATTTCCGACCATTGCGGCTTCTTTGGAAGCAAAATAGTTATTGAACGTCCGCATGGAGACATTCGCGGCAGCGGCAATATCCTCCACCCGAACCTGGCTGGCCCCTTTTTCCATGGCCAGACTACATGCTACATCGCTCAGCGTCCGCCTGGTCTCTTCCTTCTTGCGTGCTCTCAAGCCTTGTTTTTCATTCGTCATGGCAGTCTAGTGCTCCATTCCTTATATGTAGTCAAAGATCTGCGGTGCTGAAAGGACAGCACCGCAGATCCGTTCGATTCCTGCGGAATCTCGCTTACCGCGCCGATTGTAGCCGGATATTATAATCCAGTACCTCATCCAGCCAGTCAAACATCACCTGGTAGCTGAGCGGCAGATTGTTCAGCTGGCAGTGCAGGTCGGCACCATCCTCTTCCGTCCCCTTGAAGATCGCGTTCTTCTCATTCGGGGCTTTCTCGTAAGTGTCGATCGCTTGCCGCTGCATCTCAGGATGCTCTGCCTCCGAATACATGGAGAGCAGGGGACACTTGACGTCCTTCGGGTCCACTTCGACGGCTTCCCTGGCTACAGGATACCACTCGGCAATACTGTCGAAGCCGTGCGACCAGGCTGATCCGGCGAACAGGACCTGGCCGGTGTAAGGCATTTTCTTAGTCTGCTCCGCCGCTTCTT
The window above is part of the Paenibacillus sp. FSL H8-0048 genome. Proteins encoded here:
- a CDS encoding TetR/AcrR family transcriptional regulator, whose product is MTNEKQGLRARKKEETRRTLSDVACSLAMEKGASQVRVEDIAAAANVSMRTFNNYFASKEAAMVGNAYQRSERIAAALAGRPSDEPLQDSIRAAVLEGFAETTDRQWYARIVLLRDDPALFGATRKVEIEIERELAKVIAERTHKDVKLDLYPDLMAALLMAAIRTAVFHWVSAPPGGQTLNDMLEQSLQRLRFE
- a CDS encoding ABC transporter ATP-binding protein, which encodes MEYVIEMNNVSRSFQEKQAVKQVSFTISRGSITAVLGPNGAGKTTTLAMLLGLLEPSEGSVKVFGLKPADVRVKQRTGAMLQEVSVMDRLKVREILALIRSYYPQPMEMEVLLQATGLGAADLNRYAEKLSGGQKRSLSFALALAGNPDLLFFDEPTVGLDTTARRHFWERVRGLADQGKTILFSTHYLQEAEDIADRILLFNRGVLAADGSPDEVKARLVKKSLSFLASGDPALLHSQLLELPAVDGCYEKDGRLHVTTENTDEALRAIFVNGLAVQDVRIDQGKLDEAFEQLTLNQEEAAV